Proteins encoded by one window of Cucurbita pepo subsp. pepo cultivar mu-cu-16 chromosome LG14, ASM280686v2, whole genome shotgun sequence:
- the LOC111810777 gene encoding fimbrin-1-like — MSSFEGVLVSDQWLQSQFTQVELRSLKSRFISAKNQNGKVTTGDLPQIMMNLKAFKERHSEEEIRGILSESDPQLSDEIDFESFLRAYLNLHGRSAEKVGGANNSWSFLKASTTTLLHTISESEKSLYVAHINSYLRDDAFLSNYLPLDPYSNDLFNLAKDGVLLCKLINVAVPGTIDERAINTKRVLNPWERNENHTLCLNSAKAIGCTVVNIGTQDLVEGRPHLILGLISQIIKIQLLADLNLRKTPQLLELVQESGDIEELINLPPEKILLKWMNFHLQKAGYKKPVSNFSSDLKDGEAYAYLLNVLAPEHCSPSTLATKDPNERAKLVLDHAERMDCKRYLTPKDIVEGSSNLNLAFVAQIFQQRSGFAVDGKQVSYAEMMTDDVLTSREERCFRLWINSLGIVSYVNNVFEDVRNGWILLEALDKVSPGSVNWKHASKPPIKMPFKKVENCNQVIRIGKQLKFSLVNVAGNDIVQGNKKLILAFLWQLMRFNILQLLKNLRSYSRGKEMTDGDILKWANSKVKGTGKSSQIESFRDKSLSNGIFFLDLLSAVQPRVVNWNLVTNGENDDEKRLNATYIISVARKLGCSIFLLPEDIIEVNPKMILTLTASIMYWSLQQPVEEIDISPSPATASTITDMSTTSSINGEDESSSLCGEVLNLNLDDTGSDTTVSSVIENERDLM; from the exons ATGTCTAGTTTTGAAGGCGTTTTAGTTTCTGATCAATGGCTTCAAAGTCAGTTCACTCAAGTGGAGCTTCGAAGCCTCAAATCCAGA tttatatCGGCTAAGaatcaaaatggaaaagtGACGACCGGAGATTTGCCACAAAtaatgatgaatttgaagGCATTTAAAGAAAGGCATAGTGAAGAAGAGATCAGGGGAATCTTGAGCGAGTCAGATCCTCAGTTGAGCgatgaaattgattttgaatcctTTCTCAGG GCATATTTAAACTTGCACGGTCGATCAGCTGAAAAAGTTGGTGGTGCAAACAACTCATGGTCGTTTCTCAAGGCTAGCACAACCACTCTTCTTCATACAATCAGTGAATCGGAGAAATCGCTCTATGTGGCTCACATAAATAGCTATCTTCGAGATGATGCATTTCTATCGAACTATCTCCCATTAGACCCGTATTCGAATGATTTGTTTAATCTTGCAAAAGATGGAGTTCTTCTCTG TAAACTTATCAATGTTGCTGTACCTGGGACAATCGATGAACGAGCTATCAATACGAAAAGAGTCCTCAACCCGTGGGAGAGAAATGAAAACCATACTCTTTGTCTCAACTCTGCCAAAGCAATCGGCTGCACAGTGGTTAATATTGGTACACAGGACTTGGTTGAAGGACGA CCGCATCTGATCTTGGGATTGATTTCGCAAATTATAAAG ATCCAACTATTGGCCGATCTTAACCTGAGGAAGACGCCTCAACTTTTGGAACTCGTCCAGGAGAGTGGG GATATCGAGGAGCTTATTAATTTACCTCCCGAGAAGATTTTGTTAAAATGGATGAATTTCCACCTTCAGAAAGCAGGATACAAGAAACCTGTTTCAAATTTCTCATCTGATCTGAAG GATGGAGAGGCTTACGCTTACCTGCTAAACGTTCTTGCTCCCGAACACTGTAGTCCATCCACATTGGCTACTAAGGATCCTAATGAAAGGGCAAAACTTGTACTTGATCATGCAGAAAGAATGGATTGTAAAAGATATTTGACTCCGAAAGATATTGTTGAGGGTTCATCCAATTTGAACCTTGCTTTTGTGGCTCAAATATTTCAACAACG GAGTGGTTTTGCAGTAGATGGAAAACAAGTATCGTACGCAGAGATGATGACGGATGATGTACTAACTTCTAGAGAAGAACGATGCTTCCGGCTCTGGATAAATAGTCTTGGCATTGTTTCTTACGTTAATAATGTATTTGAGGACGTCAGGAACGG ATGGATACTCTTAGAAGCGCTCGACAAAGTTTCTCCAGGGTCGGTTAACTGGAAGCATGCATCAAAACCTCCTATCAAGATGccttttaaaaaagttgaaaattgcAATCAAGTTATCCGGATCGGGAAGCAGTTGAAGTTTTCGTTGGTTAACGTGGCTGGAAACGATATCGTACAAGGAAACAAGAAGCTCATCCTTG CTTTCCTATGGCAGTTAATGAGATTCAATATTCTCCAACTTTTAAAGAACCTAAGATCTTACTCTCGAGGAAAAGAGATGACAGATGGTGACATTCTGAAGTGGGCAAACAGCAAAGTGAAGGGCACGGGAAAGTCTTCTCAAATCGAGAGTTTTCGG GATAAGAGTTTGTCAAATGGAATATTCTTCCTTGATCTGCTAAGTGCTGTTCAGCCTAGAGTGGTGAATTGGAACCTTGTTACCAACGGTGAAAACG ATGATGAAAAGAGGTTAAATGCTACCTACATTATCAGTGTTGCACGAAAGCTGGGTTGTTCGATATTCTTGTTACCTGAGGACATAATAGAG GTGAATCCAAAAATGATCCTCACATTAACAGCCAGCATTATGTACTGGAGCCTTCAACAGCCTGTTGAAGAAATAGATATCTCTCCTTCTCCTGCCACAGCGAGTACCATTACGGATATGTCGACCACCTCATCGATAAACGGCGAGGACGAGAGCTCCTCTCTCTGTGGCGAAGTTCTGAACTTAAATTTAGACGatactggctctgataccacggTGTCCTCCGTGATTGAGAACGAAAGGGATCTCATGTGA
- the LOC111810801 gene encoding serine/arginine-rich splicing factor RS40-like isoform X2, protein MEDEREAEDAIRALDRREFGRKGRRLRVEWTKQERGIRRPGGGRGGGDSRRSSTNTKPSKTLFVINFDPYHTRTRDLERHFDPYGKILNVRIRRNFAFVQYELQEDATRALEITNMSKLMDRVISVEYAVRDDDEKRNGYSPDRTRDRSPDRKRRSPSPYRRERGSPDYGNGVSRSPYRKVRASPDYGSRRSPSPYQRVRERGSPEYGRGRSPNQSPYRRERERERSSDHARAPSHSPYRRERERERSSDHARAPSHSPPAPHQRERANGERAHSGIHSPYGRERGSPSEERRTSYSPRDRERSNPDNGHDQRPKTIAEPGDSPSYGGTQSPKHRGYKSRSPEAEE, encoded by the exons ATGGAGGATGAGAGAGAGGCTGAAGACGCTATCCGTGCACTTGATCGGAGAGAATTTGGCCGAAAGGGTCGCAGACTACGTGTTGAGTGGACCAAA CAAGAGCGTGGCATTAGAAGACCAGGTGGTGGCAGAGGTGGAGGAGATTCAAGGAGATCCTCTACTAATACAAAACCTTCCAAGactttatttgttattaactTTGACCCATATCATACTAGGACAAGGGATTTGGAGAGGCACTTCGATCCTTATGGTAAGATATTGAACGTAAGGATTCGAAGGAATTTTGCATTTGTCCAGTATGAATTGCAGGAGGATGCCACTAGAGCATTGGAGATTACAAACATGAG CAAATTGATGGATCGAGTGATTTCAGTGGAATACGCTGTTCGAGATGACGACGAGAAAAGAAATGGGTATAGTCCAGATAGGACTCGTGATAGGTCTCCCGATAGAAAACGGCGATCCCCAAGTCCCTATAGAAGAGAGCGAGGAAGCCCTGATTATGGCAATGGTGTTAGCCGCAGTCCATATAGGAAAGTCAGGGCTAGTCCTGATTATGGAAGTCGTCGTAGTCCAAGCCCTTACCAGAGAGTGAGGGAGAGGGGTTCTCCTGAATATGGTCGTGGTCGTAGTCCCAATCAGAGTCCTTATAGGAGAGAGCGAGAGCGAGAGAGATCAAGTGACCATGCGAGGGCCCCTAGCCATAGTCCTTATAGGAGAGAGCGGGAGCGAGAGAGATCAAGTGACCATGCTAGGGCCCCTAGCCATAGTCCTCCTGCTCCCCATCAGAGGGAAAGAGCAAATGGTGAGCGAGCCCACAGCGGAATTCACAGTCCTTACGGGAGAGAGAGGGGCAGTCCTAGCGAAGAACGTCGAACTAGCTATAGTCCTCGTGATAGAGAGAGGTCAAACCCGGACAATGGTCATGATCAGCGGCCAAAAACAATAGCCGAACCAGGGGATAGCCCGAGTTATGGTGGGACTCAGAGCCCGAAGCATCGGGGCTATAAGAG CCGTTCACCTGAAGCAGAGGAATGA
- the LOC111810796 gene encoding serine/arginine-rich splicing factor RS40-like isoform X1 yields MKPIFCGNFEYDARQPDLERLFSRYGKVDRVDMKSGFAFIYMEDERDAEDAIRALDQREFGRKGRRLRVEWTKQERGIRRPGGGGGGGGGGSRRSSTNTRPSKTLFVINFDPYHTRTRDLERHFDPYGKILSVRIRRNFAFVQYELQEDATRALELTNMSKLMDRVISVEYAVRDDDEKRNGFSPDRNRDRSPDRKRRSPSPCRRERGSPDYGNGITRSPYRRQRASPDYGSRRSPSPYQRERERERGSPDYGRGRSLNQSPYRRERERSSDHGRGRSPNQSPYRRERERSSDIGRGRSPNQSPFRRERERSSDHGRGRSPNQSPSRRERERSSDHARAPSHSPPHQRERPNDDRVRDRSRSPYGRERGSPTTDGRGTSYSPRDRERSNPDNGHDQRLNTVVAEPEPEPVDSPSYGGTTQSPKRRGYSSRSPQAEE; encoded by the exons ATGAAGCCGATTTTTTGTGGAAACTTTGAGTATGATGCTCGACAGCCTGATTTGGAAAGACTGTTTAGTCGATATGGAAAAGTTGATAGAGTAGATATGAAATCTG GCTTTGCTTTCATCTACATGGAGGATGAGAGAGATGCTGAGGATGCTATCCGTGCACTTGATCAGAGAGAATTTGGTCGAAAGGGCCGCAGACTACGTGTTGAGTGGACCAAA CAAGAACGTGGGATTAGAAGACCTGGtggaggaggtggtggaggtggaggaggtTCGAGGAGATCCTCTACGAACACAAGACCTTCGAAGACTTTATTTGTTATCAACTTTGACCCGTATCATACTAGGACAAGAGATTTGGAGAGGCACTTCGATCCTTATGGTAAGATATTGAGTGTAAGGATTCGAAGGAATTTTGCATTTGTCCAGTATGAATTGCAAGAGGATGCCACTAGAGCATTGGAGCTTACAAACATGAG CAAATTGATGGATCGAGTAATTTCAGTGGAATACGCTGTTCGAGATGACGACGAGAAGAGAAATGGGTTTAGTCCTGATAGGAATCGTGATAGGTCTCCCGATAGAAAACGACGATCTCCAAGTCCCTGTAGAAGAGAGCGAGGAAGTCCTGATTATGGCAATGGTATTACCCGTAGTCCATATAGGAGACAAAGGGCTAGTCCTGATTATGGAAGTCGTCGTAGTCCAAGTCCTTAtcagagggagagagagagggagaggggtTCTCCTGATTATGGTCGTGGTCGTAGTCTGAATCAGAGTCCTTATAGgcgagagagggagagatcaAGTGACCATGGTCGTGGTCGTAGTCCGAATCAGAGTCCTTATAGgcgagagagggagagatcaAGTGACATTGGTCGTGGTCGTAGTCCTAATCAGAGTCCTTTTAGgcgagagagggagagatcaAGTGACCATGGTCGTGGTCGTAGTCCTAATCAGAGTCCTTCtaggagagagagggagagatcgAGCGACCATGCCAGGGCCCCTAGCCATAGCCCTCCCCATCAGAGGGAAAGACCAAATGATGACCGAGTCCGCGACCGAAGCCGCAGTCCTTACGGGAGAGAAAGGGGGAGTCCTACTACCGATGGACGTGGCACTAGCTATAGTCCTCGCGATAGAGAGAGGTCAAACCCAGACAATGGTCATGATCAGCGGCTGAATACAGTAGTAGCCGAACCCGAACCCGAACCCGTGGATAGCCCCAGTTATGGTGGGACGACTCAGAGCCCAAAGCGCCGTGGATATAGCAG CCGTTCACCACAAGCAGAGGaatga
- the LOC111810801 gene encoding serine/arginine-rich splicing factor RS40-like isoform X1, translated as MKPIFCGNFEYDARQPDLERLFSRYGKVDRVDMKSGFAFIYMEDEREAEDAIRALDRREFGRKGRRLRVEWTKQERGIRRPGGGRGGGDSRRSSTNTKPSKTLFVINFDPYHTRTRDLERHFDPYGKILNVRIRRNFAFVQYELQEDATRALEITNMSKLMDRVISVEYAVRDDDEKRNGYSPDRTRDRSPDRKRRSPSPYRRERGSPDYGNGVSRSPYRKVRASPDYGSRRSPSPYQRVRERGSPEYGRGRSPNQSPYRRERERERSSDHARAPSHSPYRRERERERSSDHARAPSHSPPAPHQRERANGERAHSGIHSPYGRERGSPSEERRTSYSPRDRERSNPDNGHDQRPKTIAEPGDSPSYGGTQSPKHRGYKSRSPEAEE; from the exons ATGAAGCCAATCTTTTGTGGAAACTTTGAGTATGATGCTCGACAGCCTGATCTGGAAAGACTTTTTAGTCGATATGGGAAAGTTGATAGAGTAGATATGAAATCTG GTTTTGCTTTTATCTACATGGAGGATGAGAGAGAGGCTGAAGACGCTATCCGTGCACTTGATCGGAGAGAATTTGGCCGAAAGGGTCGCAGACTACGTGTTGAGTGGACCAAA CAAGAGCGTGGCATTAGAAGACCAGGTGGTGGCAGAGGTGGAGGAGATTCAAGGAGATCCTCTACTAATACAAAACCTTCCAAGactttatttgttattaactTTGACCCATATCATACTAGGACAAGGGATTTGGAGAGGCACTTCGATCCTTATGGTAAGATATTGAACGTAAGGATTCGAAGGAATTTTGCATTTGTCCAGTATGAATTGCAGGAGGATGCCACTAGAGCATTGGAGATTACAAACATGAG CAAATTGATGGATCGAGTGATTTCAGTGGAATACGCTGTTCGAGATGACGACGAGAAAAGAAATGGGTATAGTCCAGATAGGACTCGTGATAGGTCTCCCGATAGAAAACGGCGATCCCCAAGTCCCTATAGAAGAGAGCGAGGAAGCCCTGATTATGGCAATGGTGTTAGCCGCAGTCCATATAGGAAAGTCAGGGCTAGTCCTGATTATGGAAGTCGTCGTAGTCCAAGCCCTTACCAGAGAGTGAGGGAGAGGGGTTCTCCTGAATATGGTCGTGGTCGTAGTCCCAATCAGAGTCCTTATAGGAGAGAGCGAGAGCGAGAGAGATCAAGTGACCATGCGAGGGCCCCTAGCCATAGTCCTTATAGGAGAGAGCGGGAGCGAGAGAGATCAAGTGACCATGCTAGGGCCCCTAGCCATAGTCCTCCTGCTCCCCATCAGAGGGAAAGAGCAAATGGTGAGCGAGCCCACAGCGGAATTCACAGTCCTTACGGGAGAGAGAGGGGCAGTCCTAGCGAAGAACGTCGAACTAGCTATAGTCCTCGTGATAGAGAGAGGTCAAACCCGGACAATGGTCATGATCAGCGGCCAAAAACAATAGCCGAACCAGGGGATAGCCCGAGTTATGGTGGGACTCAGAGCCCGAAGCATCGGGGCTATAAGAG CCGTTCACCTGAAGCAGAGGAATGA
- the LOC111810755 gene encoding DNA topoisomerase 1 beta-like has product MAVETFGKAPMFDDDDEDNMPIVFKRSSASRQNQLNSEVKHSQSQRLNQLSGRPGSDACSANGQSSNAQKRMTSLPKTSPMRPEIGSQKASKSSIQEPLVKSLGTTLKVSDSMDSRPKQLANAAVKEENDSIHPTQDNSDSEDDKPLSIRLKGNSNHPSKGPIPTVQKNKIKKSSEDSDDEVPLSSKFQMKSASGVLGGRQHGFDEKKPLDSKVHQNGSTSRDKLQKPAVVSSKRPLPNADSHSSSQISSKKPKLSDSSTPLSTNTVSLKAKQEVADDDDHIPISQRMKMSAAVNKSSGSKKTVSKVASSSIKKTLKKSKKPVKKSKYVKSTKLLPSSGDGQKKWTTLVHNGVIFPPPYQTHGVKILHKGKPVDLTPEQEEVATMFAVMKDTDYMQKPKFKENFWNDWRKLLGKNHVIQNLDDCDFTPIYDWYQTEKEKKKQMTTEEKKALKEEKLKQEEKYMWAILDGVKEKVGNFRVEPPGLFRGRGEHPKMGKLKKRIRPSDITINIGKDAPIPECPIPGQRWKEVRHDNTVTWLAFWNDPINPKEFKYVFLAASSSLKGQSDKEKYEKARMLKDYIKNIRNSYTKDFTSKDPTRRQIAVATYLIDKLALRAGNEKDDDEADTVGCCTLKVENVKAVPPNLLEFNFLGKDSIKYENTVEVELPVFKAITQFQSGKSGSDDLFDKLDTSKLNAHLKDLMPGLTAKVFRTYNASITLDDMLNRGTKDGEVSEKIVTYQHANKEVAIICNHQRTVSKSHGAQMTRLNEKISELRDIVKELKIDLDRAKKGKPPLKGSDGKQKRNLTPEALEKKISQTNAKIEKIERDMKTKEDLKTVALGTSKINYLDPRITVAWCKRHEVPIEKIFNKSLLAKFAWAMDVDPDFRF; this is encoded by the exons ATGGCTGTTGAGACTTTCGGAAAAGCTCCAatgtttgatgatgatgatgaggacAACATGCCCATAGTTTTCAAGAGGAGTAGTGCATCTAGGCAAAATCAGTTAAATTCGGAAGTTAAGCATTCGCAATCTCAGAGGTTGAATCAGTTATCAGGAAGGCCAGGTTCTGATGCGTGTTCGGCCAATGGCCAAAGCTCTAATGCTCAAAAAAGGATGACTTCGTTGCCGAAGACATCGCCCATGAGGCCTGAAATAGGAAGTCAGAAAGCATCCAAGTCCTCTATCCAGGAACCGCTTGTTAAATCACTTGGCACAACTTTGAAAGTCTCAGATTCTATGGATAGCCGGCCCAAACAGTTGGCGAATGCTGCTGTGAAAGAGGAGAATGATTCTATACATCCTACTCAAGATAATAGTGACTCTGAAGATGATAAACCATTGAGTATTAGATTGAAAGGGAACTCTAACCATCCCAGTAAAGGGCCTATACCAACAgtacaaaagaataaaataaaaaaatcctcaGAAGATTCCGATGATGAGGTTCCTTTATCatcgaaatttcaaatgaaGTCTGCTTCAGGGGTATTGGGTGGTAGACAACATGGTTTTGATGAAAAGAAACCATTGGATTCAAAAGTTCATCAGAATGGTTCGACCTCAAGGGATAAGCTGCAAAAGCCTGCTGTTGTTTCCAGCAAGAGACCTCTTCCTAATGCAGATTCCCATTCCTCTTCTCAGATTTCATCGAAAAAGCCAAAGCTTTCAGACTCATCTACTCCTTTGAGTACCAATACAGTATCATTGAAAGCAAAACAAGAAGTAGCTGACGACGATGACCATATTCCTATTTCACAGAGAATGAAGATGTCTGCAGCAGTGAATAAGTCATCAGGTTCTAAGAAAACAGTATCAAAAgtggcttcttcttcaatcaaaaaAACActcaagaaatccaaaaagcCAGTCAAGAAATCCAAATATGTTAAGTCCACAAAGTTGCTGCCCAGTTCTGGTGATGGACAGAAAAAATGGACCACCTTGGTTCACAATGGTGTCATTTTTCCACCTCCATACCAGACTCATGGGGTGAAGATTCTTCATAAAGGGAAGCCTGTTGATTTGACTCCTGAACAAGAGGAG GTTGCAACCATGTTTGCGGTGATGAAGGATACAGATTATATGCAAAAACcgaaattcaaagaaaatttctGGAATGACTGGCGCAAATTACTTGGGAAAAACCATGTCATTCAGAATTTGGATGATTGTGATTTCACCCCAATATATGACTGGTATCAGacggagaaggagaagaagaaacagatgACTACAGAA GAGAAGAAAGCTTTGAAGGAGGAGAAACTGAAACAAGAGGAGAAGTACATGTGGGCTATTCTTGATGGGGTTAAGGAGAAG GTTGGAAACTTTAGAGTTGAACCACCTGGATTGTTCCGAGGCCGTGGAGAACATCCAAAG ATGGGGAAGTTGAAAAAACGCATTCGCCCCAGTGACATCACAATCAATATCGGAAAAGATGCTCCGATCCCCGAGTGTCCTATACCTGGTCAAAG GTGGAAGGAAGTGAGACATGACAATACGGTTACATGGTTGGCTTTCTGGAATGATCCAATAAATCCAAAAGAATTCAAGTATGTATTTCTGGCTGCTAGTAGTTCACTGAAAGGCCAGAGTGACAAAGAGAAATACGAGAAAGCAAGAATGCTCAAG GACTACATAAAAAACATAAGGAATTCATATACAAAAGATTTTACGAGCAAAGACCCAACACGAAGGCAAATTGCAGTTGCCACTTATCTCATTGATAAACTGGCTCTTAGGGCTGGGAATGAGAAG GATGACGATGAAGCTGATACAGTTGGCTGCTGTACACTGAAAGTAGAGAACGTCAAAGCAGTACCTCCTAATCTTCTGGAG TTCAACTTCCTCGGTAAAGATTCAATCAAGTATGAAAATACTGTCGAGGTTGAGCTCCCTGTTTTCAAAGCAATCACACAATTTCAAAGCG GAAAAAGTGGAAGCGATGATCTTTTTGACAAGCTTGATACAAGTAAATTGAATGCTCATCTGAAGGATCTCATGCCTGGTCTCACTGCAAAAGTGTTTCGTACATATAATGCTTCTATCACACTTGATGACAtg TTGAACAGAGGAACCAAAGATGGAGAAGTTTCAGAAAAGATCGTCACATACCAACACGCAAACAAGGAG GTTGCAATTATTTGTAATCACCAGCGGACTGTTTCGAAATCTCATGGGGCACAAATGACGAGATTGAACGAGAAGATCTCCGAGCTCAGG GACATTGTGAAAGAGCTGAAAATTGATCTAGATAGAGCAAAGAAAGGGAAGCCCCCTTTAAAAGGCTCCGATGGAAAGCAAAAGAGGAACTTAACCCCTGAAGC GTTAGAGAAAAAGATATCCCAAACAAATGCAAAGATTGAGAAGATAGAGCGAGATATGAAGACTAAAGAGGATTTGAAAACCGTAGCGTTGGGCACGTCAAAGATCAACTACCTTGATCCTCGAATCACAGTTGCATGGTGTAAGCGTCACGAAGTCCCTATCGAAAAG ATATTCAATAAGTCTCTTCTAGCAAAGTTTGCTTGGGCAATGGACGTCGACCCCGACTTCAGATTCTGA
- the LOC111810796 gene encoding serine/arginine-rich splicing factor RS40-like isoform X2 translates to MEDERDAEDAIRALDQREFGRKGRRLRVEWTKQERGIRRPGGGGGGGGGGSRRSSTNTRPSKTLFVINFDPYHTRTRDLERHFDPYGKILSVRIRRNFAFVQYELQEDATRALELTNMSKLMDRVISVEYAVRDDDEKRNGFSPDRNRDRSPDRKRRSPSPCRRERGSPDYGNGITRSPYRRQRASPDYGSRRSPSPYQRERERERGSPDYGRGRSLNQSPYRRERERSSDHGRGRSPNQSPYRRERERSSDIGRGRSPNQSPFRRERERSSDHGRGRSPNQSPSRRERERSSDHARAPSHSPPHQRERPNDDRVRDRSRSPYGRERGSPTTDGRGTSYSPRDRERSNPDNGHDQRLNTVVAEPEPEPVDSPSYGGTTQSPKRRGYSSRSPQAEE, encoded by the exons ATGGAGGATGAGAGAGATGCTGAGGATGCTATCCGTGCACTTGATCAGAGAGAATTTGGTCGAAAGGGCCGCAGACTACGTGTTGAGTGGACCAAA CAAGAACGTGGGATTAGAAGACCTGGtggaggaggtggtggaggtggaggaggtTCGAGGAGATCCTCTACGAACACAAGACCTTCGAAGACTTTATTTGTTATCAACTTTGACCCGTATCATACTAGGACAAGAGATTTGGAGAGGCACTTCGATCCTTATGGTAAGATATTGAGTGTAAGGATTCGAAGGAATTTTGCATTTGTCCAGTATGAATTGCAAGAGGATGCCACTAGAGCATTGGAGCTTACAAACATGAG CAAATTGATGGATCGAGTAATTTCAGTGGAATACGCTGTTCGAGATGACGACGAGAAGAGAAATGGGTTTAGTCCTGATAGGAATCGTGATAGGTCTCCCGATAGAAAACGACGATCTCCAAGTCCCTGTAGAAGAGAGCGAGGAAGTCCTGATTATGGCAATGGTATTACCCGTAGTCCATATAGGAGACAAAGGGCTAGTCCTGATTATGGAAGTCGTCGTAGTCCAAGTCCTTAtcagagggagagagagagggagaggggtTCTCCTGATTATGGTCGTGGTCGTAGTCTGAATCAGAGTCCTTATAGgcgagagagggagagatcaAGTGACCATGGTCGTGGTCGTAGTCCGAATCAGAGTCCTTATAGgcgagagagggagagatcaAGTGACATTGGTCGTGGTCGTAGTCCTAATCAGAGTCCTTTTAGgcgagagagggagagatcaAGTGACCATGGTCGTGGTCGTAGTCCTAATCAGAGTCCTTCtaggagagagagggagagatcgAGCGACCATGCCAGGGCCCCTAGCCATAGCCCTCCCCATCAGAGGGAAAGACCAAATGATGACCGAGTCCGCGACCGAAGCCGCAGTCCTTACGGGAGAGAAAGGGGGAGTCCTACTACCGATGGACGTGGCACTAGCTATAGTCCTCGCGATAGAGAGAGGTCAAACCCAGACAATGGTCATGATCAGCGGCTGAATACAGTAGTAGCCGAACCCGAACCCGAACCCGTGGATAGCCCCAGTTATGGTGGGACGACTCAGAGCCCAAAGCGCCGTGGATATAGCAG CCGTTCACCACAAGCAGAGGaatga
- the LOC111810833 gene encoding syntaxin-52-like, with protein sequence MASSDLWLREYNEASKLGDDINGMISERSSVPATGPEAQRHAFAIRRKITILGTKVDGLESLLLKLPVKQPLSEKEINRRKDMLAQMRSKVNQMASTLNMSNFANRNSLLGPDMKSADVMSKTAELDNQGLVGFQRQIMKEQDEGLEKLEETIRSTKHIALAVNEELDLHTRLIDDLDQHVDVTDSRLARLGILNKRAKGSCSCLGMLLSVVGIVGLIAVIWLLIRYL encoded by the exons ATGGCTTCTTCTGATTTATGGTTAAGGGAATATAATGAAGCCTCTAAGCTTGGGGATGATATCAATGGCATGATTTCTGAAAGAAGTTCCGTTCCTGCAACTGGACCAGAAGCTCAACGTCATGCCTTCGCGATTCGGAGGAAAATCACGATTTTGGGGACTAAAGTTGATGGCTTAGAGTCCCTTTTGTTGAAGCTTCCTGTAAAGCAGCCCCT GTCCGAAAAGGAGATAAATCGACGAAAGGACATGCTTGCTCAGATGAGATCAAAAGTAAACCAGATGGCCTCAACGTTGAACATGTCAAACTTCGCTAACCGCAACAGTTTGCTTGGCCCGGATATGAAATCAGCGGATGTAATGAGCAAAACAGCTGAACTAGACAACCAAGGACTTGTTGGTTTTCAAAGACAAATCATGAAGG AGCAAGATGAAGGTCTTGAAAAGTTGGAGGAGACTATAAGAAGTACAAAACATATTGCTTTGGCAGTTAATGAAGAACTCGATCTTCATACTCGCCTAATT GATGACTTAGACCAGCATGTCGATGTTACAGACTCTCGATTAGCG AGATTGGGAATATTGAACAAGCGAGCAAAGGGGAGCTGCTCTTGCTTGGGAATGCTTCTGTCTGTGGTAGGTATTGTGGGTTTAATTGCTGTCATATGGCTACTCATTCGATACTTGTAA